From Pan troglodytes isolate AG18354 chromosome 9, NHGRI_mPanTro3-v2.0_pri, whole genome shotgun sequence, the proteins below share one genomic window:
- the FSHB gene encoding follitropin subunit beta isoform X1, which produces MKTLQFFFLFCCWKAICCNSCELTNITIAIEKEECRFCISINTTWCAGHCYTRDLVYKDPARPNIQKTCTFKELVYETVRVPGCAHHADSLYTYPVATQCHCGKCDSDSTDCTVRGLGPSYCSFGEMKE; this is translated from the exons ATGAAGACACtccagtttttcttccttttctgttgcTGGAAAGCAATCTGCTGCAATAGCTGTGAGCTGACCAACATCAccattgcaatagagaaagaagaatgtCGTTTCTGCATAAGCATCAACACCACTTGGTGTGCTGGCCACTGCTACACCAGG GATCTGGTGTATAAGGACCCAGCCAGGCCCAACATCCAGAAAACATGTACCTTCAAGGAACTGGTATATGAAACAGTGAGAGTGCCTGGCTGTGCTCACCATGCAGATTCCTTGTATACATACCCAGTGGCCACCCAGTGTCACTGTGGCAAGTGTGACAGCGACAGCACTGACTGTACTGTGCGAGGCCTAGGGCCCAGCTACTGCTCCTTTggtgaaatgaaagaataa